In Tissierellales bacterium, one genomic interval encodes:
- a CDS encoding PilN domain-containing protein: protein MTDLNFFSSYQKKAKKAKQGFKIEKKGNETILFAVLGGVTLIMILVCLGQRVMLFKYGYDIGKLEEKLGGTTEAEVQEVNLMQTKYDELNKEYEDLKGVKLQIEKLEVINDESLKSISAVMPDGIYFDGITFNSEEKVIKGIAKNNAYIAEFQNNLRRLPYFNKLFVPEISDFNGYYKFTIEIDAEEVK, encoded by the coding sequence ATGACAGATTTAAACTTTTTTTCGTCCTACCAAAAGAAAGCAAAAAAGGCGAAGCAAGGATTTAAAATTGAGAAAAAAGGAAATGAAACTATACTTTTTGCGGTGCTAGGTGGAGTTACATTGATAATGATATTGGTTTGTCTAGGACAAAGAGTGATGCTTTTTAAGTATGGGTATGATATTGGAAAATTGGAAGAAAAATTAGGTGGAACTACTGAAGCAGAAGTACAGGAAGTAAACCTAATGCAGACAAAATATGACGAACTTAATAAGGAATATGAAGATTTAAAGGGTGTAAAACTTCAAATAGAGAAATTAGAAGTAATAAATGACGAATCATTGAAATCAATATCGGCAGTTATGCCTGATGGAATTTATTTTGACGGTATTACATTTAATTCTGAAGAAAAAGTAATTAAAGGAATAGCTAAAAATAATGCATATATTGCAGAGTTTCAAAATAATCTTAGAAGACTTCCATATTTTAATAAATTATTTGTACCAGAAATTTCAGATTTCAATGGATATTATAAATTTACCATTGAGATTGATGCAGAGGAAGTGAAATAG
- the pilM gene encoding pilus assembly protein PilM, protein MFEKNIVSIDLGSENIKIVIGSAKGENIKISEIAMIETPSNAYLNGKINDLDQLRSAIRKQLDIMGVKKRWKAVLTLDSADVITREVELPYSKDINLSSIVRFELEDSLPIMLDEYIIESKILETFDEGPVKKYRVLAALMPKEMADHFYKLVTGLNLEPYVLDINSNVMSKVISAAYTVGEWKLEDFGTIAVVDFGSMSTNVMVFDKKVMKLNKLIDGGTAQVLESISNTFGLDFDGARQKMIDDVHLDDSESEEVSANLLSDVAKEGLEKTCDQIQMVLKYYMSRESNKEFDGLIIYGGGAKLQGIDKYMENYFKIPLINVDINEHVNVTKKGLKIDSKIYTNALGALLGR, encoded by the coding sequence ATGTTTGAAAAAAATATAGTTTCAATAGATTTGGGTTCTGAGAATATAAAAATCGTAATAGGTAGCGCTAAGGGTGAAAATATTAAAATATCAGAAATAGCTATGATTGAAACACCATCGAATGCATATTTGAATGGTAAAATAAATGATTTAGATCAGTTGAGAAGTGCTATTAGAAAGCAATTAGATATCATGGGAGTAAAGAAGAGATGGAAGGCTGTATTGACATTAGATAGTGCAGATGTCATTACAAGGGAAGTTGAGCTACCATATTCTAAAGATATAAACTTATCATCTATAGTTAGATTTGAGTTAGAAGATAGCCTTCCCATAATGCTTGATGAATATATAATAGAATCAAAAATACTCGAAACATTTGATGAGGGACCTGTTAAGAAGTATAGGGTTTTGGCAGCTCTTATGCCTAAAGAAATGGCCGATCATTTTTATAAACTAGTTACAGGGCTTAATCTAGAACCATATGTTCTAGATATAAATAGTAATGTAATGTCAAAGGTGATATCAGCGGCTTATACAGTAGGCGAATGGAAACTTGAAGATTTTGGTACGATAGCAGTGGTTGATTTTGGATCTATGAGTACAAATGTAATGGTATTTGATAAGAAGGTAATGAAATTAAATAAATTGATAGATGGAGGTACGGCTCAAGTACTAGAGAGCATAAGCAATACGTTTGGATTAGATTTTGATGGTGCTAGGCAAAAGATGATAGATGACGTACATTTAGATGATTCTGAATCGGAGGAAGTGAGCGCTAATTTGCTTAGCGATGTTGCAAAAGAAGGATTAGAGAAGACTTGTGACCAAATACAAATGGTTTTAAAATATTATATGTCAAGAGAATCAAATAAGGAGTTTGATGGTCTAATCATATATGGTGGAGGAGCAAAACTTCAAGGGATAGATAAGTACATGGAAAATTATTTTAAGATACCACTTATAAATGTAGATATTAATGAGCATGTAAATGTAACTAAAAAAGGACTAAAAATTGATTCTAAAATTTATACAAATGCATTAGGGGCTTTGTTAGGGAGGTAG
- a CDS encoding LysM peptidoglycan-binding domain-containing protein has translation MKQLKLPKLSSGRKLSKREKTLLIVVICLTLIFVLNKFVLLPQMQQLSDSKMLLEQYTERSASNEQIKESKTQIENRIKVREQELDEMKTSYFDSVEQEVAIWVINNSVQDTGLKLSALTFNRENPFAEGVDVEYLRVEVPFEGNYFDVVKFVDNIKKYEKEIIIEKLEVTVNDKKKIEGTIGLGFYSLAHVEKIIEGEVQIVEFNEETDPFRPFSATENGGLLEVIPEGFDINQIDIEPIKSKVLLEDFERADVKAVMGDTTGRCDFGLDANVTSGRNSLSVNYNFPLESLNRTFVVNLEKERIDVTRAAESYQLNVYSYAESDLTIKLRFLGADNRVYENTLASSIDWTGWKTLETSIESKYSIYPMRLQGIQIELGDSAVGSGEILMDTLVAVHTPPKVEVTHQDFDSGVAIYTVKKGDTLYSIAKSFGGDELMIEMIKEANHLKSNRIFVGKKLIIPPITIIEDAKKEFEKANGVDVDVLDALSEKTPEDMSSTEAIKASQDVLKGMAEKINEGDDITTDREKQQEVIEGIITDYMKSQNNN, from the coding sequence ATGAAACAATTAAAACTACCGAAATTATCATCAGGACGTAAATTGTCAAAAAGAGAAAAAACGTTACTAATTGTAGTTATCTGTTTAACTTTAATATTTGTATTAAATAAGTTTGTTTTGCTACCACAAATGCAACAACTATCTGATTCGAAGATGTTATTAGAACAATATACAGAGAGAAGTGCATCTAATGAGCAAATAAAAGAGTCCAAAACTCAAATAGAGAACAGAATAAAGGTTAGAGAGCAGGAATTAGATGAAATGAAAACATCATACTTTGATAGTGTGGAGCAGGAAGTAGCGATATGGGTTATAAACAACTCTGTACAGGATACTGGGCTTAAACTCAGTGCGCTTACATTTAATAGGGAAAATCCATTTGCTGAAGGAGTAGATGTAGAGTATCTAAGGGTTGAAGTTCCATTTGAAGGAAATTATTTTGATGTGGTAAAATTTGTTGATAATATAAAAAAATACGAAAAAGAAATTATTATTGAGAAATTAGAGGTAACAGTTAACGATAAGAAAAAGATCGAAGGAACTATAGGACTTGGATTTTATTCTCTAGCACATGTAGAGAAAATAATTGAGGGAGAGGTTCAAATAGTTGAATTTAATGAAGAGACTGATCCGTTTAGACCGTTTAGTGCGACAGAAAATGGAGGATTGCTAGAGGTCATTCCAGAAGGTTTTGATATAAATCAGATAGATATAGAACCTATAAAAAGCAAAGTTCTTTTGGAAGATTTTGAAAGAGCTGATGTTAAGGCAGTTATGGGAGATACAACAGGTCGATGTGATTTTGGGCTTGATGCAAATGTTACATCTGGTAGAAATAGCCTTTCTGTAAATTATAATTTTCCACTAGAATCTTTGAATAGAACATTTGTTGTTAATCTAGAAAAAGAGAGAATAGATGTTACTAGAGCAGCAGAGAGCTATCAGTTGAATGTTTATTCTTACGCTGAATCGGATTTAACTATAAAATTGAGATTTTTAGGAGCAGATAATAGAGTTTATGAGAATACACTTGCATCATCAATAGATTGGACAGGATGGAAAACACTAGAAACAAGTATTGAAAGCAAATATTCTATATATCCTATGAGATTGCAGGGAATACAGATTGAACTTGGAGATAGCGCTGTGGGAAGTGGAGAGATATTAATGGATACGCTAGTTGCGGTTCATACACCTCCTAAAGTAGAAGTGACACATCAAGATTTTGACTCTGGAGTTGCAATTTATACAGTGAAGAAAGGTGACACTCTATATTCTATAGCAAAAAGTTTTGGCGGAGATGAGCTCATGATAGAAATGATTAAAGAGGCTAATCATTTAAAGAGCAATCGTATATTTGTAGGTAAAAAGTTGATAATTCCTCCAATTACAATAATTGAGGATGCAAAGAAAGAATTTGAAAAGGCTAATGGAGTAGACGTTGATGTATTAGATGCTCTGTCCGAAAAAACGCCAGAGGATATGTCTTCGACAGAGGCTATAAAGGCATCTCAAGATGTATTAAAAGGCATGGCAGAAAAGATAAATGAAGGTGATGATATAACAACGGATAGAGAAAAACAGCAAGAAGTTATAGAAGGTATTATCACAGATTATATGAAATCTCAAAATAACAACTAG